TCCTGGACTTGTGCATCCAGAGCCTGACCCGGGCTCAGCCCGGAACCAGAAGGAACTGAAAGGACCACAGAAAAAAGCCCCGTCGATGGGTCCGCTGCGGGATCGATCCTCTTGATCGATGCTTTAACCCAACCATTCGGGGTCTTTACCCTGGCGAGCATACCCCTGACCATTTTGAAGACATCTTTTGGGGAGACGTCCAGGACGGCTTCTATCGCGTCCAGGTCCGATACGGTAAAGAGCGTTCGCCCCGCCGAGACCAGGTCGCCCGTCTCGACGAAACGTCCCGTCACGACTCCGTCCAGGGGAGCGGTGATCGTCATTCTCGACAGGGATGTCTGCGCGTCCGTCAAGGCCGCGAGGGCGGATTCGGCATCGGAAAGGGCCGCTTCCACCTCCTGCGCGCTGGCGCCCCCGGCTGATTGCAGGGCCAAAAGTCGCTTGTACCTGCCCTGCTTTTCGGCCAAGGTTGCTTTCTGTGCCGCCAATCTCTGCCGCACGACCCTCACATCGAGCGTCGCCAGGACCTGTCCCCTTCTCACCGAATCCCCTACGTCAACAGCCACAGAGGAGACATATTCCTGGCGCTCGGCAGCTACCTTGGCCTCCGAAGCCGCTTGGGTCTTTCCGAAGAAGGTGACCCAATGTTCCCAGCGGGAAGGGACCACCTCATGCACCGTCACCGGAACGCCCTCCCGGGAGCGTATCTCCGCGACGCTCACCGGGGGTTGGGAAACAGGTCTCAGGAATATCCTCCAAGCGCCGAGGACGACAAGCAATATCAGGAGTAGCCACCAGATCCATCGGTAAGAACGCTTTTTCTTGTCCACTTCTATTTATTCCTCCATCGGCAGCTTTCCCTCGGCGGAAGCAAGGGCCGCTCCCGCGACAAGGAGTCCCCGTCTCGCGTCAATCAGGCTGGCCTGGGAACTGGCGAAACGGGTTTGGGCATCTAGGACCTCAATCTGGTTCGCCAGGCCTTCCCTGTAACGAAAAAGGACGATCTCCCTTTCCTTGGACACCGTATCGAACCTGGATCTCTCGGCATCATAACCCTTCAGGGCTGCGGTGTAATCCTCCCAGGCTGTCAGGAGATTCTTCATTGTCTCGACAGTGGCTGACCCCACGGCAGCTTCGGCCGAGGCGAGGCCGGCCTTCGCTCTCTCGGTGGTCCAACGGGCGTACCCGCCGTCCACAACGGGTA
This DNA window, taken from Thermovirga sp., encodes the following:
- a CDS encoding efflux RND transporter periplasmic adaptor subunit, with protein sequence MDKKKRSYRWIWWLLLILLVVLGAWRIFLRPVSQPPVSVAEIRSREGVPVTVHEVVPSRWEHWVTFFGKTQAASEAKVAAERQEYVSSVAVDVGDSVRRGQVLATLDVRVVRQRLAAQKATLAEKQGRYKRLLALQSAGGASAQEVEAALSDAESALAALTDAQTSLSRMTITAPLDGVVTGRFVETGDLVSAGRTLFTVSDLDAIEAVLDVSPKDVFKMVRGMLARVKTPNGWVKASIKRIDPAADPSTGLFSVVLSVPSGSGLSPGQALDAQVQDEDIADAVVIPYEALKQIGGERTVVYVVTEGVAEERDVITGGTYGGAVRVLSGVEPGEKVVVKGSDRMFPNARVWVQEEK
- a CDS encoding TolC family protein; this encodes MDIQPAEGLFDLDSPVEAGRERPDFESVARDHPSVLKARWAARRAESFLKVASMASLPTLGLSATMTLVTDGAASLQYNQDEWWWKATLTIPVVDGGYARWTTERAKAGLASAEAAVGSATVETMKNLLTAWEDYTAALKGYDAERSRFDTVSKEREIVLFRYREGLANQIEVLDAQTRFASSQASLIDARRGLLVAGAALASAEGKLPMEE